The Fusobacterium polymorphum genome segment CTACCAGAATTCGTTTCAAGTGATAATTTATTACCTGCCTCTCTTTATTCGTTACTTGCTGCTTTCTCATTTGGTTCAGCAACTGTATTTGGAAAGAGAATATTAAAGTCTGCTTCATTTAGAACAGCACTTTATTTAAGATATTTATTAACAACTTGTATAATGTTTGTTATTGTAGCTTTTACTTCTGGCTTTGGAGATTTTTCGACAGCCACAGCTGGAAATTGGTTAATCTTTGTAATTATTGCTTTAACAACAGGAAGTGGAGCAATTTTACTTTATTATTTTGGACTTAGATATATTACAGCAAAAGTTGCTACCATGTGTGAATTATGTTTCCCTATATCTAGTGTAGTTTTTGACTATTTAATAAATGGAAATGTACTAAGCCCTGTTCAATTATTTAGTGCAGGGTTAATGATATTATCAATAATAAAAATTAGTAGATTAAATTAAAAATAAATAAAATATATTTGGAGGTAAAAATGAAAGTATTTGAAGGAAAATTTAATGGACAAGGAGTAAAAATTGCAATAGTTGCAGCTAGATTTAATGAATTTATTACATCTAAATTAATAGGTGGAGCAGAAGATATTTTAAGAAGACACGAAGTTCAAGATGATGATATAAATCTGTTTTGGGTACCTGGAGCATTTGAAATTCCTTTAATAGCTAAAAAATTAGCACAATCTAAAAAATATGATGCAGTTATAACATTAGGAGCAGTTATAAAAGGTTCTACACCTCATTTTGACTATGTATGTGCAGAAGTATCAAAAGGTGTTGCTCATGTTAGCTTAGAAAGTGAAATTCCTGTAATATTTGGAGTTTTAACAACTAATTCAATAGAAGAAGCTATTGAAAGAGCAGGAACAAAAGCAGGAAATAAAGGAGCTGATGCTGCTATGACTGCTATTGAAATGATAAATTTAATAAAAGGAATCTAATATGGATGAAGTTTTAGATGAAAAATATATGGCAAGAGCTATTGAATTAGCACAAAAAGGAATAGGTGGTGTAAATCCGAATCCTTTAGTTGGTGCAGTTGTAGTTAAAGATGGTAAAATTATTGGTGAGGGTTGGCATAAAAAATTTGGTGGACCTCATGCAGAAGTTTGGGCTTTAAATGAAGCAGGAGAAAATGCAGAAGGTGCAACTATCTATGTAACCTTAGAGCCTTGTTCTCATCAAGGAAAAACTCCTCCTTGTGCTAGAAGAATTGTTGAAGCAGGTATAAAAAGATGTGTTGTTGCTTGTATTGATCCCAATCCTTTAGTTGCAGGTAAAGGTATGAAAATAATAGAGGAAGCTGGAATTGATATTAAACTTGGAGTTTTAGAAAAAGAAGCCAAAGATGTAAATAAAATATTTTTAAAATATATAGAAAATAAAGTTCCTTATCTATTTTTAAAATGTGGAATTACTCTTGATGGAAAAATAGCAACAAGAAGTGGAAAATCTAAATGGATAACTAATGAAATAGCTAGAGAAAAAGTACAATTTTTGAGAACTAAATTTATGGCTATTATGGTGGGAATAAATACTGTTTTAAAAGATAATCCAAGTTTAGATTCAAGACTTGATGAAGAAAAAT includes the following:
- the ribE gene encoding 6,7-dimethyl-8-ribityllumazine synthase, with the protein product MKVFEGKFNGQGVKIAIVAARFNEFITSKLIGGAEDILRRHEVQDDDINLFWVPGAFEIPLIAKKLAQSKKYDAVITLGAVIKGSTPHFDYVCAEVSKGVAHVSLESEIPVIFGVLTTNSIEEAIERAGTKAGNKGADAAMTAIEMINLIKGI
- the ribD gene encoding bifunctional diaminohydroxyphosphoribosylaminopyrimidine deaminase/5-amino-6-(5-phosphoribosylamino)uracil reductase RibD, coding for MDEVLDEKYMARAIELAQKGIGGVNPNPLVGAVVVKDGKIIGEGWHKKFGGPHAEVWALNEAGENAEGATIYVTLEPCSHQGKTPPCARRIVEAGIKRCVVACIDPNPLVAGKGMKIIEEAGIDIKLGVLEKEAKDVNKIFLKYIENKVPYLFLKCGITLDGKIATRSGKSKWITNEIAREKVQFLRTKFMAIMVGINTVLKDNPSLDSRLDEEKFGIEKRNPFRVVIDPNLESPIEAKFLNFNDNKAIIVTSSDNKNLEKIKVYEKLGTKFIFLEGKTFKMEDILKELGKLEIDSVLLEGGSELISTAFKENIIDAGEIFIAPKIIGDNSAVPFINGFNFDSMEDVFKFSNPKFNIYGDNISIEFENL
- a CDS encoding DMT family transporter: MDNHIKGALLVCLAATMWGFDGIALTPRLFNLHVPFVVFILHLLPLILMSIIFGKEEIKNIKKLQKNDLFFFFCVALFGGCLGTLSIVKALFLVNFKHLTVVTLLQKLQPIFAIILARLLLKEKLKKAYLFWGFLALLGGYLLTFEFHLPEFVSSDNLLPASLYSLLAAFSFGSATVFGKRILKSASFRTALYLRYLLTTCIMFVIVAFTSGFGDFSTATAGNWLIFVIIALTTGSGAILLYYFGLRYITAKVATMCELCFPISSVVFDYLINGNVLSPVQLFSAGLMILSIIKISRLN